In Thioclava sp. GXIMD2076, one DNA window encodes the following:
- the rpsK gene encoding 30S ribosomal protein S11, producing the protein MAREKVRTKRKERKNIAAGVVHVNSSFNNTKILISDVQGNAISWSSSGTMGFKGSRKSTPYAAQMAAEDAARKAQEHGLRTVDVEVQGPGSGRESALRALAAVGLAVTSIRDVTPIAHNGCRPPKRRRV; encoded by the coding sequence ATGGCACGTGAAAAGGTCCGCACGAAGCGTAAAGAGCGCAAGAACATCGCCGCTGGTGTTGTTCATGTGAACTCGTCGTTCAACAACACCAAGATCCTGATCTCCGACGTTCAGGGCAACGCCATCTCGTGGTCGTCCTCGGGCACCATGGGCTTCAAGGGTTCGCGTAAATCGACCCCCTACGCCGCTCAGATGGCTGCAGAAGACGCTGCACGCAAAGCACAAGAGCACGGTCTGCGCACCGTAGACGTCGAAGTTCAAGGTCCGGGTTCGGGTCGTGAATCGGCTCTGCGCGCACTGGCTGCTGTCGGTCTGGCTGTCACCTCGATCCGTGACGTCACCCCGATCGCGCATAACGGCTGCCGTCCGCCGAAGCGCCGCCGCGTCTGA
- the crcB gene encoding fluoride efflux transporter CrcB, with amino-acid sequence MLLTMLQVALGGAIGASGRYLSGVAILRMMGPQQIPLGVIFVNIVGSFLMGALVTFLGQKELTHWNAFLATGILGGFTTFSSFSLETWMLIERGETGLASVYVAISLGASLLGLIFGVHVMRWVLA; translated from the coding sequence ATGTTGTTGACGATGTTGCAAGTGGCGCTGGGTGGCGCGATCGGTGCCTCCGGGCGCTACCTCTCGGGGGTGGCGATCCTGCGGATGATGGGGCCTCAACAGATCCCTCTCGGGGTGATCTTCGTCAATATCGTCGGCTCGTTTTTGATGGGCGCTCTGGTGACGTTTCTGGGTCAGAAAGAATTGACCCACTGGAACGCCTTTCTGGCGACAGGGATCCTTGGCGGGTTCACCACATTCTCCTCCTTCTCGCTTGAAACATGGATGCTGATCGAGCGGGGCGAAACGGGGCTGGCTTCCGTTTATGTTGCGATCTCGCTCGGGGCGTCTCTTCTGGGTCTTATTTTCGGGGTGCATGTAATGCGCTGGGTGCTGGCATGA
- a CDS encoding DNA-directed RNA polymerase subunit alpha: protein MIHKNWAELIKPTQLEVKPGNDPERQASLVAEPLERGFGLTLGNALRRVLLSSLQGAAITSVQIDNVLHEFSSVAGVREDVTDIVLNLKGVSLRMDIEGPKRVSVSAKGPGVVTAGDIAETAGIEVLNKEHVICHLDDGADLFMELTVNTGKGYVAADKNRPEDAPIGLIPIDAIYSPVKKVAYEVTPTREGQVLDYDKLTMKIETDGSITPEDAVAFAARILQDQLSIFVNFEEPESASKQDAEDGLEFNPLLLKKVDELELSVRSANCLKNDNIVYIGDLIQKTEAEMLRTPNFGRKSLNEIKEVLSGMGLHLGMEVEDWPPENIEDLAKRFEDQF, encoded by the coding sequence ATGATCCACAAAAATTGGGCCGAGCTGATCAAGCCGACGCAGCTGGAAGTGAAACCGGGTAACGATCCGGAGCGTCAGGCTTCGCTCGTGGCAGAACCGCTCGAGCGTGGTTTCGGCCTCACTCTGGGCAACGCTCTGCGTCGCGTTCTGCTGTCCTCGCTGCAAGGCGCGGCCATCACCAGCGTTCAGATCGATAACGTTCTCCACGAGTTCTCGAGCGTGGCCGGTGTGCGTGAAGACGTCACCGACATCGTGCTGAACCTCAAAGGCGTGTCGCTGCGTATGGACATTGAAGGTCCGAAGCGCGTGTCGGTCTCGGCCAAAGGTCCGGGCGTTGTCACGGCTGGCGATATCGCGGAGACCGCGGGTATCGAGGTTCTGAACAAAGAGCACGTTATCTGCCACCTCGACGATGGCGCCGACCTGTTCATGGAACTGACCGTGAATACCGGTAAAGGCTATGTTGCCGCCGATAAGAACCGTCCCGAAGATGCGCCCATCGGTCTGATCCCGATCGACGCGATCTACTCGCCGGTGAAAAAGGTTGCCTACGAAGTCACCCCGACTCGCGAAGGTCAGGTTCTGGACTATGACAAGCTGACCATGAAGATCGAAACCGATGGCTCGATCACGCCGGAAGACGCCGTCGCTTTTGCGGCGCGTATCCTGCAGGACCAGCTGTCGATCTTCGTCAACTTCGAAGAGCCCGAATCGGCGTCGAAGCAAGACGCGGAAGACGGTCTCGAGTTCAACCCGCTCCTCCTCAAGAAGGTCGACGAGCTGGAACTCTCGGTCCGTTCGGCAAACTGCCTCAAGAACGACAACATCGTCTATATCGGCGATCTCATCCAGAAAACCGAAGCAGAGATGCTCCGCACCCCGAACTTCGGCCGCAAGTCGCTTAACGAGATCAAGGAAGTGCTTTCGGGCATGGGGCTGCATCTCGGGATGGAAGTCGAAGACTGGCCGCCGGAGAATATCGAGGATCTGGCCAAGCGTTTCGAAGATCAGTTTTGA
- a CDS encoding RluA family pseudouridine synthase, whose protein sequence is MSKVQNVKVDADGAEMRLDRFLKKRFPQMTQIMVEKLCRKGQIRVDGGRVKPAHRLEEGQEVRVPPLPEERPEPKNDGAITSDQEKMIQSCVIWKDEHIIAINKPPGLPSQGGSGQGNVHVDGLADALMFGYKERPKLVHRLDKDTSGVLLLARTDRVARRLSEAFRRKTTRKIYWAAVAGAPQPKFGTIRYGLEKQGGHGPHGAGEKMICIHPAKMNEHPEAKRSTTDYFTLHILGQRLSWVALVPITGRTHQLRAHMAEIGNPIVGDGKYGGSSQENMGDGWGAQLGGEVSRKLHLHARQISFDHPITGKRITVEAPLPEHMKKTWKLLDWNEKDVPADPFEDLM, encoded by the coding sequence ATGAGCAAGGTTCAAAACGTCAAGGTCGATGCGGATGGCGCGGAAATGCGGCTTGACCGCTTCCTGAAGAAGCGCTTTCCGCAGATGACGCAGATCATGGTGGAAAAACTCTGCCGCAAGGGGCAGATCCGCGTGGATGGCGGGCGGGTAAAGCCGGCCCATCGTCTGGAAGAAGGGCAGGAGGTGCGTGTGCCCCCGTTGCCCGAAGAGCGCCCCGAGCCCAAGAATGATGGTGCGATCACCTCCGATCAGGAGAAGATGATCCAGTCCTGCGTGATCTGGAAGGACGAGCATATCATCGCGATCAACAAGCCGCCGGGTCTGCCTTCGCAGGGCGGGTCGGGGCAGGGCAATGTCCATGTGGACGGCCTCGCCGACGCTCTGATGTTCGGCTATAAAGAACGCCCGAAACTGGTGCACCGTCTGGACAAGGATACCTCGGGCGTGCTGCTTCTGGCGCGCACCGACCGTGTGGCACGCCGCCTGTCGGAGGCCTTCCGCCGCAAGACCACCCGCAAGATCTACTGGGCGGCCGTCGCGGGAGCACCGCAGCCGAAATTCGGCACAATCCGCTACGGGCTTGAAAAGCAGGGCGGTCACGGGCCGCATGGCGCGGGCGAGAAGATGATCTGCATCCATCCCGCCAAGATGAACGAGCATCCCGAGGCCAAGCGTTCTACTACCGATTATTTCACGCTGCATATCCTTGGCCAGCGCCTGTCATGGGTCGCGCTGGTGCCGATCACGGGGCGCACCCACCAGCTGCGCGCCCATATGGCCGAGATCGGCAACCCGATCGTGGGCGACGGCAAATATGGTGGCTCGAGCCAGGAAAACATGGGCGACGGCTGGGGCGCCCAGCTGGGTGGCGAGGTCTCGCGCAAGCTGCACCTGCATGCGCGCCAGATCAGCTTCGATCACCCGATCACCGGCAAGCGCATCACCGTCGAGGCGCCCTTGCCCGAGCATATGAAAAAGACATGGAAGTTGCTGGACTGGAACGAGAAAGATGTGCCCGCCGATCCGTTCGAGGATCTGATGTAA
- a CDS encoding ATP12 family protein, whose translation MSSWTAKRFWKEATVVASDDGFGVALDGRPVKTPAKAPLVVPTQALALAIAAEWDAQEGEIKPETMPLTRAANAAIDKVAVQHEEVAAYIAEYGGTDLLCYRADQPERLAERQAEGWDPLLAWAKARYGVTLAVTQGLLPVPQPEVDLRKLHDEVRALTPFELSPLHDLVGISGSLILGLAVIEGEIDAEQAFTLSRIDERFQAEEWGRDEEAHLADLVKKQALLDAARFWSLLHE comes from the coding sequence ATGAGCAGCTGGACTGCGAAACGTTTCTGGAAAGAGGCAACCGTAGTGGCGTCCGACGACGGGTTCGGCGTGGCGCTCGACGGGCGTCCGGTGAAGACCCCCGCAAAGGCGCCGCTGGTGGTGCCGACACAGGCGCTGGCGCTTGCGATTGCCGCCGAATGGGACGCGCAGGAGGGCGAGATCAAGCCCGAGACCATGCCACTCACCCGCGCGGCCAATGCCGCCATCGACAAGGTCGCCGTCCAGCATGAGGAGGTTGCGGCCTATATTGCGGAATATGGCGGCACCGATCTGCTATGCTATCGCGCCGATCAGCCGGAGCGTCTGGCCGAGCGCCAGGCCGAGGGCTGGGACCCGCTTCTGGCTTGGGCCAAGGCGCGTTACGGGGTCACGCTTGCGGTCACGCAGGGGCTTCTGCCCGTCCCGCAACCGGAAGTCGACCTCCGCAAACTGCATGACGAGGTGCGCGCGCTGACCCCCTTCGAGCTGTCACCGCTGCATGATCTGGTGGGAATCAGCGGCTCGCTGATTCTGGGTCTGGCCGTGATCGAAGGTGAGATCGACGCCGAACAGGCCTTCACGCTGTCGCGAATTGACGAGAGATTCCAAGCGGAAGAATGGGGCCGGGACGAAGAGGCCCATCTTGCAGATCTGGTCAAAAAACAGGCTCTTCTGGACGCCGCGCGGTTCTGGTCCTTGTTACACGAATGA
- a CDS encoding amino acid ABC transporter substrate-binding protein — MNKLALLGAVAATGLTAAAAQAATLDDVKARGTLNCGVNSGLVGFATPDANGNWTGFDVAICKAVAAAVLGDASKVNYVPVSSQNRFTALSSGEIDLLSRNTTWTFSRDVDLKLDFAGVNYYDGQGFMVRKDLGVTSAKELDGATVCIQTGTTTELNLADYFKANGMTYNPVSVDTNSEGEQQFLAGACDAYTTDASGLAATRAAFANPGDYIILPEIISKEPLGPSVRHGDNEWGDIVRWTLNALIAAEEYGITSTNADELATTSENPEIRRILGAEGDLGKMFGLDAEWAKRAIKAGGNYGEIFAATIGEDTPIGLARGLNAQWTQGGLLYAPPFR, encoded by the coding sequence ATGAATAAACTAGCACTTCTCGGCGCTGTAGCTGCCACTGGTCTGACCGCAGCCGCGGCACAAGCTGCAACGCTGGATGATGTGAAGGCACGCGGCACGCTCAACTGTGGCGTGAACTCGGGTCTGGTCGGCTTTGCTACGCCGGATGCCAACGGTAACTGGACCGGCTTCGATGTCGCGATTTGTAAAGCCGTAGCCGCCGCCGTTCTGGGCGATGCGAGCAAAGTGAACTACGTTCCGGTCTCGAGCCAGAACCGCTTCACCGCACTCAGCTCGGGCGAGATCGACCTGCTGTCGCGGAACACCACCTGGACCTTCTCGCGTGATGTCGACCTGAAACTCGATTTCGCGGGCGTCAACTACTATGACGGTCAGGGCTTCATGGTCCGCAAGGATCTGGGCGTGACCTCGGCCAAGGAACTGGATGGCGCGACCGTCTGTATCCAGACCGGCACCACCACCGAGCTGAACCTTGCCGATTACTTCAAAGCCAATGGCATGACCTATAATCCGGTCTCGGTTGACACCAACTCGGAGGGCGAGCAGCAATTCCTCGCCGGTGCATGTGACGCATACACCACCGACGCATCGGGTCTGGCCGCAACCCGCGCAGCTTTCGCCAATCCGGGTGATTACATCATCCTGCCGGAAATCATCTCGAAAGAGCCGCTCGGACCGTCGGTCCGCCACGGCGATAACGAGTGGGGCGATATTGTCCGCTGGACGCTGAACGCGCTGATCGCTGCCGAAGAATACGGTATCACCTCGACCAATGCCGATGAGCTGGCAACCACCAGCGAGAACCCCGAGATCCGCCGTATTCTCGGTGCAGAGGGTGATCTGGGCAAGATGTTCGGTCTGGACGCCGAATGGGCCAAGCGCGCGATCAAGGCGGGCGGCAACTATGGCGAGATCTTCGCTGCCACCATCGGTGAGGATACCCCGATCGGTCTGGCGCGCGGTCTGAACGCACAGTGGACCCAAGGTGGTCTGCTTTACGCTCCGCCCTTCCGCTAA
- a CDS encoding HAD-IA family hydrolase — protein MLAIFDVDGTISDSQHHITHAMALGFEAVGLTPLPASEVLSIVGLSLPEALMRLLPDAPQATRDAVVEGYKASYKSARAASPAPLYPGAKDLLDRLQAREDTVLAVATGKSRRGLRALVEHHGLERHFVSLQCADDHPSKPHPAMVQAALEETGMEAAQAVMIGDTSYDIEMGRAAGLRTIGVAWGYHPLDALEAAGVDHIVHDFKELEALLTRLTEEVA, from the coding sequence ATGCTTGCTATCTTCGACGTCGATGGCACGATCTCGGATAGCCAGCACCATATCACCCATGCGATGGCGCTGGGGTTCGAGGCAGTAGGGCTGACGCCTCTGCCTGCCTCCGAGGTGTTGTCGATCGTCGGGCTCTCGTTGCCCGAGGCTCTGATGCGGCTTCTGCCCGATGCGCCGCAAGCGACCCGCGATGCGGTGGTCGAGGGCTACAAGGCCAGCTACAAATCCGCGCGTGCCGCCAGCCCCGCTCCGCTCTATCCGGGGGCCAAGGACTTGCTGGACCGTCTGCAGGCGCGCGAGGATACCGTGCTTGCGGTGGCGACCGGAAAATCGCGCCGCGGATTGCGCGCGCTGGTCGAGCATCATGGGCTCGAGCGGCATTTTGTGTCGCTGCAATGCGCCGATGACCATCCCTCCAAGCCGCATCCTGCCATGGTGCAGGCGGCGCTCGAGGAAACGGGCATGGAGGCTGCGCAGGCGGTCATGATCGGGGATACGAGCTACGATATCGAGATGGGCCGTGCCGCCGGTCTGCGCACCATCGGGGTGGCATGGGGATATCATCCGCTGGACGCGCTCGAGGCTGCCGGTGTGGATCATATCGTTCACGATTTCAAAGAGTTGGAGGCGCTTCTGACGCGCCTAACGGAGGAGGTGGCATGA
- the rplQ gene encoding 50S ribosomal protein L17 — protein MRHARGYRRLNRTHEHRKALFANMCGSLIEHEQIKTTLPKAKELRPVIEKLITLAKRGDLHARRQAASMLKQDKDVAKLFDVLGPRFKERNGGYTRVLKAGFRYGDMAPMAFIEFVERDASAKGAADRARLEAEEAAE, from the coding sequence ATGCGTCACGCTCGCGGTTACCGCCGTCTCAACCGTACTCACGAACACCGCAAGGCGCTGTTCGCCAACATGTGCGGCTCGCTCATCGAGCATGAGCAAATCAAGACCACCCTGCCGAAAGCAAAAGAGCTTCGTCCGGTGATCGAGAAGCTGATCACGCTGGCAAAGCGCGGCGACCTGCACGCACGTCGTCAAGCGGCTTCGATGCTGAAGCAGGATAAAGACGTTGCCAAGCTGTTCGACGTCCTCGGCCCGCGTTTCAAAGAGCGTAACGGTGGTTACACCCGCGTTCTCAAAGCCGGTTTCCGTTATGGCGATATGGCTCCGATGGCCTTCATCGAGTTCGTCGAGCGCGATGCGTCGGCCAAAGGCGCAGCAGACCGTGCGCGCCTCGAAGCAGAAGAAGCTGCTGAATAA
- the rpsM gene encoding 30S ribosomal protein S13: MARIAGVNIPTGKRTPIALTYITGIGDDTARKICEAVGIDATRRVNELSDAEVLAIREYIDANLTVEGDLRREVQMNVKRLMDLGCYRGLRHRRNLPVRGQRTHTNARTRKGPAKAIAGKKK, encoded by the coding sequence TTGGCACGTATTGCTGGCGTCAACATCCCGACCGGGAAACGCACCCCGATCGCATTGACCTATATCACCGGTATCGGCGACGACACCGCGCGTAAAATCTGTGAAGCCGTTGGCATCGACGCGACCCGTCGTGTGAACGAGCTGTCGGACGCAGAGGTTCTCGCGATCCGTGAATATATCGACGCAAACCTCACCGTTGAAGGTGACCTGCGCCGTGAAGTTCAAATGAACGTTAAGCGTCTGATGGACCTGGGCTGCTACCGCGGTCTGCGTCACCGCCGGAACCTTCCGGTTCGCGGTCAGCGTACCCATACCAACGCTCGTACCCGCAAGGGCCCGGCAAAAGCCATTGCTGGCAAGAAGAAGTAA
- a CDS encoding adenylate kinase, with protein MTNIILLGPPGAGKGTQAGKLVAERGMVQLSTGDMLREAKTSGTEMGLKVAEVMDRGELVTDEIVIGLIEEKLSNTDGNGFIFDGFPRTLGQADALNALLARMGQKLDAVIELVVDDAILVGRIVGRAEEAAAKGLPVRKDDNAEVFGDRLREYYKKTSPLIGYYYHSGDLFRVDGLAEIDTVAAQIAAILDQQQ; from the coding sequence ATGACCAATATCATCTTGCTTGGCCCGCCCGGGGCCGGCAAAGGGACCCAAGCCGGTAAACTCGTCGCGGAACGCGGTATGGTCCAGCTTTCGACCGGCGACATGCTGCGCGAGGCCAAAACCTCGGGCACCGAGATGGGTCTGAAGGTTGCCGAGGTGATGGATCGCGGCGAGCTGGTCACCGACGAGATCGTGATCGGCCTGATCGAGGAGAAGCTGAGCAATACCGATGGTAACGGCTTCATCTTCGACGGTTTCCCGCGCACGCTGGGGCAGGCGGACGCCCTCAACGCGCTTCTGGCGCGTATGGGGCAGAAGCTTGATGCCGTGATCGAGCTGGTTGTCGATGATGCGATTCTGGTCGGTCGTATAGTGGGCCGTGCCGAGGAAGCTGCCGCCAAGGGGCTGCCGGTCCGTAAGGATGACAACGCTGAAGTTTTCGGTGACCGCCTGCGGGAATATTACAAGAAGACTTCGCCGCTGATCGGTTATTACTACCACTCGGGCGATCTGTTCCGTGTGGATGGTCTGGCCGAGATTGATACTGTCGCCGCCCAGATCGCGGCGATCCTGGATCAGCAGCAATAA
- a CDS encoding autoinducer binding domain-containing protein → MAFDSETEALLDELDKLAPAGYMVGLHIRLAQPRIYHSSYPPDWVTRYNERSYYLRDPAVFWGISHTGVTRWSAIRLPDPFGLFDEAGRFGLCFGASASAGPMSSRSIIGIAHVEREFSDEELAALARITQALHAHHEECLSLTPAQAEALRLLASGDRHTAAAARLGISESAFKARLKSARLRLEARTTSEAIRKAREHRLI, encoded by the coding sequence ATGGCATTTGATTCGGAAACAGAGGCATTGCTTGACGAGCTCGATAAGCTCGCCCCGGCCGGATATATGGTCGGACTGCATATCCGTCTGGCGCAGCCCCGTATCTATCACAGCAGCTACCCGCCCGACTGGGTGACGCGCTATAACGAGCGATCCTATTATCTGCGTGACCCTGCGGTGTTCTGGGGAATTTCCCATACCGGTGTGACGCGATGGAGCGCAATCCGGCTGCCGGATCCGTTCGGTCTCTTCGATGAGGCGGGGCGGTTCGGGCTCTGTTTCGGCGCGAGCGCCTCGGCGGGTCCGATGTCCTCGCGGTCCATCATCGGCATCGCGCATGTAGAGCGCGAATTTTCGGATGAGGAGTTGGCAGCGCTGGCGCGGATCACGCAGGCGCTGCATGCCCATCACGAGGAGTGCCTGTCGCTCACGCCGGCCCAAGCGGAGGCATTACGCCTGCTTGCCTCGGGAGATCGCCATACCGCGGCGGCGGCCCGTCTGGGGATCAGCGAGAGCGCCTTCAAGGCGCGGCTGAAATCGGCGCGGCTCAGGCTCGAGGCGCGCACCACCTCCGAGGCGATCCGCAAAGCCCGCGAGCATCGCCTGATCTAG
- a CDS encoding replication-associated recombination protein A, whose amino-acid sequence MSDLFDNSPDMADQRPATEPESRDRPLADSLRPKDITEVIGQAHILAEEAPLGRMLASGKLSSMILWGPPGVGKTTIARLLADASDRHFVQISAIFSGVPELRKVFDAAKTRRRAGQGTLLFVDEIHRFNKAQQDGFLPHMEDGTIVLVGATTENPSFELNRALLSRAQVMVLHRLDAGALGELLSRAEAARGTPLPLTEEARATLVAMADGDGRAMLNLVEQVAAIRVSTPMDAKELAQRLQRRAAQYDKSGDEHYNLISALHKSVRGSDPDAALYWYARMLEGGEDPRYLARRFVRMAVEDIGLADPQAQTHALHAWEIYERIGSPEGELALAQTVIYLALAPKSNAGYVGYKGARALAKQTGSAPPPKHILNAPTSLMKEQGYGAGYAYDHDAEDGFSGQNYFPDNVPRAQLYDPPDRGFEREMRKRVDWFAKLRAKRNS is encoded by the coding sequence ATGAGCGATCTTTTCGACAACAGCCCCGACATGGCCGACCAGCGCCCCGCAACCGAGCCCGAGTCGCGCGACCGGCCGCTGGCCGACAGTCTGCGCCCGAAAGATATCACCGAGGTAATCGGCCAGGCCCATATTCTGGCCGAGGAGGCCCCGCTGGGCCGGATGCTGGCCTCGGGTAAACTGTCCTCGATGATCCTCTGGGGCCCGCCCGGTGTGGGCAAGACCACCATCGCGAGGCTCCTCGCGGACGCCTCCGACCGCCATTTCGTGCAGATCAGCGCGATCTTCTCGGGGGTGCCGGAACTGCGCAAGGTGTTCGATGCGGCCAAGACCCGCCGCCGCGCGGGCCAAGGGACGCTCCTCTTCGTGGACGAGATCCACCGTTTCAACAAGGCGCAGCAGGACGGCTTCCTGCCACATATGGAAGACGGCACCATCGTGCTCGTGGGGGCCACCACCGAGAACCCGAGTTTCGAGCTGAACCGCGCACTCTTGTCGCGCGCTCAGGTGATGGTGCTGCACAGGCTCGATGCGGGCGCTTTAGGGGAGCTTCTTTCGCGCGCCGAGGCCGCCCGTGGCACCCCCCTGCCCCTGACCGAAGAGGCACGCGCCACATTGGTGGCGATGGCCGATGGCGACGGGCGCGCCATGCTGAATCTCGTCGAGCAGGTCGCGGCGATCCGGGTGAGCACCCCGATGGATGCCAAAGAGCTGGCCCAGCGGCTGCAACGCCGCGCCGCCCAATATGACAAATCCGGCGACGAGCATTACAACCTGATCTCGGCCCTGCACAAATCCGTGCGCGGCTCCGACCCCGATGCGGCGCTTTACTGGTATGCGCGGATGCTCGAGGGCGGCGAGGACCCCCGCTATCTGGCACGGCGCTTCGTGCGGATGGCGGTCGAGGATATCGGCTTGGCCGACCCGCAGGCCCAGACCCACGCCCTCCATGCCTGGGAGATCTATGAGCGCATCGGCTCGCCCGAAGGCGAGCTGGCGCTGGCGCAAACGGTGATTTATCTGGCTTTGGCCCCCAAATCCAATGCGGGCTATGTGGGTTATAAGGGTGCGCGGGCATTGGCCAAGCAGACCGGATCGGCGCCGCCGCCCAAGCATATCCTGAATGCGCCGACCAGCCTTATGAAAGAGCAAGGCTATGGCGCGGGCTATGCCTATGATCATGATGCCGAGGACGGGTTCTCGGGACAGAATTACTTCCCCGACAATGTGCCCCGTGCGCAGCTCTATGACCCGCCCGATCGCGGATTCGAACGCGAGATGCGCAAGCGGGTGGACTGGTTCGCCAAGCTCCGCGCCAAGCGCAATAGCTAG